The following coding sequences lie in one Cannabis sativa cultivar Pink pepper isolate KNU-18-1 chromosome 5, ASM2916894v1, whole genome shotgun sequence genomic window:
- the LOC115716517 gene encoding transcription repressor OFP14-like produces the protein MDATQEKEEEEEEDDEKAREMSMTLRTRSMTKRRTQNNKKESFSARLPDDVSGVFSESTCVVKLSTNTSLDIRESILEKMMMMMKKNEEFGSEFDWNDLEELIYCYIALNSPDIHTIIINAFLDLKHFLINE, from the coding sequence ATGGATGCAAcccaagaaaaagaagaagaagaagaagaagatgatgagaaGGCACGGGAAATGTCAATGACACTGCGAACGAGATCAATGACGAAAAGGAGGACACAGAATAATAAGAAAGAAAGTTTCTCAGCAAGATTGCCTGATGATGTGAGCGGTGTTTTTTCAGAGAGTACATGTGTGGTCAAATTAAGTACAAATACATCTTTAGATATAAGAGAATCAATACTtgaaaaaatgatgatgatgatgaagaaaaaTGAAGAATTTGGTAGTGAATTTGATTGGAATGATTTGGAGGAGTTGATTTATTGTTATATTGCTCTCAACTCACCTGATATTCATACTATTATCATTAATGCTTTTCTTGATTTGAAACATTTTCTCATCAATGAATAA
- the LOC115716001 gene encoding WAT1-related protein At1g09380: MGLGKKWFLWSQVVIGMLLVQAFATGMQILSRIILVEGTFVFALMTYRHLVAALCVAPLAFYFERVSEVNKCNKNVWFWLFCNALAGITGAMGLFYYGLRNTTATYATNFLNLVPIVTFVLSILLKLERLNLHTKEGKVKCIGALMCVSGALITSLYKGKSYYIISHHHTTNHSHTIPHTTHTNWPLGTLMLVGSCFSCSAWFLIQVKLKRIFPYRYWAILLTCLIGAVQSAIIGLCIDTSVGSWTLGWNLQLITIIYSGSLATAATFCLVTWAISLKGATYPSMFNPLTLIFVSLSEAIILGVSITTGTLIGMMLIIFGLYSFLLGNKKENKSLVHDENNLEGEGATKMLIKNNNNNNNVTINHHIIPTGLELTTINVVPTTSPKQIIQQK, encoded by the exons ATGGGGTTGGGAAAGAAATGGTTTTTATGGTCACAAGTGGTGATTGGAATGTTATTGGTTCAAGCATTCGCAACTGGTATGCAAATTCTATCGAGAATCATTCTTGTTGAAGGAACTTTTGTGTTTGCTTTGATGACATATCGTCATTTGGTTGCTGCTCTTTGTGTTGCTCCTTTGGCCTTCTATTTCGAAAG aGTTAGTGAAGTAAACAAGTGTAATAAGAATGTTTGGTTTTGGCTATTCTGCAATGCCTTAGCAGG GATAACAGGTGCTATGGGATTGTTTTATTATGGGCTGAGAAATACAACAGCTACTTATGCAACAAATTTCCTCAATTTAGTTCCTATTGTCACATTTGTTTTATCAATTTTACTCAA ATTAGAGAGGTTGAATCTACATACAAAAGAAGGTAAAGTGAAATGTATTGGGGCATTAATGTGTGTAAGTGGAGCTCTTATAACTAGTCTTTACAAAGGAAAATCATACTACATTATAAGTCATCACCATACTACAAATCACTCTCATACCATTCCTCACACAACTCATACCAATTGGCCACTTGGCACTCTCATGTTGGTTGGCAGCTGTTTCTCTTGCTCTGCATGGTTCCTTATACAA GTTAAGTTGAAGAGAATATTTCCATATAGATATTGGGCAATTCTTTTGACATGCCTTATAGGAGCTGTGCAATCAGCTATAATTGGTTTATGTATAGATACAAGTGTAGGTTCATGGACATTAGGCTGGAATCTACAACTCATTACTATAATTTACTCA GGATCACTTGCAACAGCTGCTACGTTCTGCTTAGTGACATGGGCAATTTCACTTAAAGGGGCCACTTATCCGTCCATGTTCAACCCACTCACTCTAATTTTCGTATCTTTATCTGAAGCTATCATACTTGGTGTATCCATAACAACTGGAAC TTTGATTGGGATGATGTTGATCATATTTGGATTGTATTCCTTTTTGTTGGGAAATAAAAAGGAGAACAAAAGCTTAGTTCATGATGAGAACAACTTAGAAGGAGAAGGAGCAACAAAGATGTtaataaagaataataataataataataatgttactATTAATCATCACATCATTCCAACTGGGTTGGAGCTCACTACCATTAATGTTGTGCCAACTACTTCACCAAAACAAAtaatacaacaaaaataa
- the LOC133037728 gene encoding protein OSB1, mitochondrial-like → MMIALRLRYPTKVRSLLSPFQSFKLIPFSSSTASANPTSSNSTESCIGLYNHILKSQRPSSITWRKEFSNSASFIGTVTQPVKVFSSDDRFCAYTVLNVSSSNQSNAPLWVVLNMRDEMGKLCLNHLKPNDIIYVSGPLRTYTKADQSGNLSLRYKVIVKELNYVMQRCGSASRKNEEQESDEGQTILEKYKNRLHLWQVFFANPYEWWDNRKHKISNPLLPDFKHKDTGESLWLGRNDPPWIKKQLEKVDSAMAEHGPVDRIGRRARVSEWEYDS, encoded by the exons ATGATGATTGCACTTCGTCTTCGTTATCCCACCAAGGTTCGGAGTCTATTATCACCATTTCAgagtttcaaattgatcccCTTCTCTTCATCTACGGCCTCTGCTAACCCTACCTCTTCCAACTCAACCGAAAGCTGTATCGGACTCTACAACCACATCCTCAAATCTCAACGCCCTTCTTCGATCACATGGCGGAAGGAGTTTTCCAATTCCGCCAGCTTTATTGGCACTGTGACTCAACCGGTTAAGGTGTTTAGCTCTGACGATCGATTTTGTGCTTACACTGTTCTGAACGTCAGTAGCTCCAATCAATCAAATGCTCCTCTTTG GGTAGTGTTGAACATGAGGGATGAGATGGGAAAACTATGTCTTAATCATTTGAAACCGAATGATATCATTTATGTTTCTGGTCCTTTAAGGACTTACACAAAGGCTGATCAGAGTGGCAACCTCAGTCTACGCTACAAG GTTATAGTGAAGGAGTTGAATTATGTGATGCAAAGATGTGGTTCAGCTAGTCGAAAGAACGAAGAACAAGAATCCGACGAAG GCCAAACAATTCTTGAGAAGTACAAAAACCGTCTACACTTGTGGCAAGTGTTTTTCGCCAACCCATATGAATGGTGGGACAATCGAAAACACAAAATAAGCAATCCTTTACTCCCTGATTTTAAGCACAAGGATACTGGTGAATCTCTTTGGTTAGGCCGAAATGATCCTCCATGGATTAAGAAACAGCTTGAAAAAGTTGACTCAGCTATGGCAGAACATGGTCCAGTTGATAGAATAGGACGCCGAGCTCGTGTTTCTGAGTGGGAGTATGATTCGTAG